From Oreochromis niloticus isolate F11D_XX linkage group LG15, O_niloticus_UMD_NMBU, whole genome shotgun sequence:
tggggattTCACAGCAGACTTGTGTTTCTGCCTCTTGTATGTGAAATATGTGGAATGAGAACAGAGTTCCAAGAGCAGACACTTTGGTTTGGTGCTTAGAGTTCCTCCTGTTACTGAGAAAAATGTACTGTTTACAAAGTTCAGAAAGAGTGGAAAAAATTACTTTGATGAGCAACGAAACTGTTTGTCCCACTGAAAAAGCAACGTCCAGATGAACGAAATGAACTTTCTGTATGCTAAGCATGGTTGACACATGAAATGGTGTCTTTATACAAGGATATAAAGAAAAAACCActcaaataacaacaacaaaaaatctaaTCCCACAAGAAGACCAAACTCAAAACTTCTGACATTTTGTCGTGACAACCATTATTGTCACTTGTCTAGGTTTCTGCCAACAATTggaatctgtgccacaaagaaaGCTTATGTGGCTCAACATCAGTCTTCAGCACCTTCTCATATTTGGAGCAGGACATATGGAACAAATATCTATGCATCTTCTTATGCTTATCCAAGTCAGTCCCCAATTCAGGAGCTGGaccctatcccagctgtcataagatgaaaggcagggtacaccctggacaggttgctaATCTACTGCAAAGCTAAcgctgagagacagacagagattcACACTGATGTTCACCTTTCAGGCCCTTTTAGAGTCACCAATTCATCAAacccatgcatgtctttgggtgGCTATTGTCTATCACATGAGTAAGATACTGAATTCCAAGTTGATAACGATATGAGAGTGTCGGAAGCCTTTAGTCGTAGATAAAAGTATAAATTTGTGAGTGACAAGGTAAATAAGACTTGCAAGAGAAAAGACTTGAGCTCTGAGTCCTCAGCTGAGTAGAAGGGTGTTATGTAACTACTAGTCCATTTATTGTGGGGGAAAAGCTGGAGTACACAGTGAGAACACATGCAAGCatggagagaacatgcaaaaaCATTCTCCACGATTTGAACCCACCATCATGCTGCCTTATGAAACAAATACTGGGATCAAAATAACTAAAACCCACAGGACAAGTAATTGAGTGCCTCTCAGTAAACTGCATCTGGTTCATCAGCGTTGACTGACACAGTCTTACTCACAGGATCATGCAGAACATGATGAAGATGTTCCACAATGCGATGAAGATCCGGAAGTACCGCAGGCTGAGCAGAAACTCTCTGATGTTGTCCCCTGAAAGATAGACTGTGAATCTTTGTGGCAATACTACACACACTCTTTCTacgactcacacacacacacacacacacacacacacacacacacctgttgttgGTGATCCAGAGTCATCTCCAAATCCCTGCGACTCCTTCCTTTTGCTGAAAAAAGACACCCACAGTTAACCTTCAACTGTCTCTGCTCATTCTGCTAACACACAAACCTAAAATAATGACTGAGTACAATACTCACAGCTTGAAGTTCAGCACAGCCCCTGCGTTCACCAGTAAAGTCCTGTAGAGCACAAACACGGAGAGTTTGATTGTCAGGTAACAGCGTATTAGCTGCTGAGCTGGCATTAGCACCAAGCTAGTTAGCTTGTCATTTTGCGCAACACACGGCTACCTGACTGACACAAAATTACACAgcgacacacaaagacacatagAGAACTGATTATCTCAATACAAGATGTGATTCCGTGTGACATCTGCCACACGACTCAATAAATTACCCGAATATCAACAGATCCCCGATCATCTTGATCAAATCACATCAGAAGCGCCTCACTTCCGCGTTCGCGCACGTAATCAGAAATGTGACCAATACAAATCCGGTATCCAGAGAAATACAAGTGTGCTGTTATTCCCTGGGTTTTGACTGTAAGGTGCAACCTTACCAAACACTGATCGTCTGCCAAAATTGATTTTcaatgtttcattgtatttttatatgtaatGTCTTATGTGTAAATATACTTTAGTGAACAGGATTTATAAAGAGGTTATAAAGAGATTTATAAGCACTCAGGCACTTTAAAAAACGACCACACACAGTTAGCcaattaaaatatgtttatagAACTGTTGTTGTATTTGTTGGCATTTTTCTGCTACCCTCTAGGTCAGATCTCtctttaaaaagacatttttgacgTCATTGTGAGCTTTTATCTCGGCAAGTAAGAGATATATAAAAGCCactttgccaaaaactgattgcagcttctaccttgtgacAGGTATGcatgttattgttttttctgttcctTCCTAGTGGGATAAATCATTTCTTTGGTAAGTCTCGAACTTCGTATGTTCttttgggtgtttttgttttggtgaaAGGAGCTTTTTTTCGCATGTCTTTGGCTCCCCTTTTTGGAGAGAGTAAGCACTACATCCATTATCGTGGGAATTTAAAGCAAATACAGagaataataaattaaaaaccattaaaaaaatacatacttGAAATCTTGATTTACTTATTAGTGTTATTACGTTCACCTCGACATCTCTGCATCTCTGAGTGTGAACAATGTTGGGATTAATTAAAGCATCATCTGGCTGTGAGTCAGAACGGCTCCAGGATCAGATCAGGATTGTGGGTGTTTTCATGAACGAGTGAATAAATATTTGTTGCTATGAAGCCTTGAcgctttatttttatatatttattttttcccttgctgtgtctctgagctgcagTAAACCCCAAGCAGCGTCTTATGGCTCGGCTGAGCGACGATCTCGATGTAGACAGCAGAGCGagccttttgtttttcagctgaagCGGCTGAAAGGTCGCCTGAAAAAGCGGAGCAGCTGGCACTGAgcgcagatgatgatgatgatgatgcagaGGCCGTGGAGATGAGTGGTATTAATAGGAGGGCTTGAGTGTCACAGGCTTTCACAGTCGAGACCAGGGGGGGCTTGCTGTGGCGGACAGTCGGCGGACCGGCTTTTGGGGGGTCTTCCGATCCAGACTGCGCAGTCGGAATAAAACAGAAACGCAGCTCAGACCGGCAACATGGACGTGCTGACAGTTCTTAATTTGGGCGATATTGCCCAAGCTTTCTCCAAAATGGGAATGTTTCCAGTGTTTGATCTCGCTTACTACATCGTGTCCATCCTCTACCTCAAATATGAGCCAGGTGAGTGTGCTTGACACTTTTCTGCTTATTATTCATGTCATAAATATGTTAGAATATAAGTCTGCGTGCTGTTTGTGCAACAGTCCACAGGCTGTTAAGTAAAATATATCCAGAATAGCAcgttttatacacctgtgactGGAATTTAACCAGGAAGTAATGAATGAGGCGAGAAAGTCCATGACTTGCATGATGTGTAATTTCATTGTGAACTGAAGGCTTTATTTGTATTACATTTAGCTCATACTTTGCCTAAATACCCTTACAAGGACTTTCTCTTGCAGTTATCTGTATAGTCCTTATAAAGAATGACCTGTTACATaaactccagcagcagcagctctgcagctctgctttgctttatGTGAGGGAATGTGCGTTGCTGCAGCAGCCTGACCTCCTTTAGGAAATCACTGGAGTAGATAAACCCCCCAGCTTTGGTTAAAGcccatttttttccattaagaTTTAACTCCTTTGAGTAACAGAGCCCGAGGAGGTTGAAACCTGAGGCCTGTGCATACCAGTGACTTAAGCAATAAATAGAAGGGCCTGAAATAGCAGGTCATTGGGACCTCCAGAGCCAACTCCCCCGCCACCTTTGCTGCACACTTGTGCTTCACTTGTCCctgggaatgtgtgtgtgtattctttGAAATAACACATTTGCCTCTCCACAGAGTAAAACACGTACTGTGATATTGATATGATGGCTTGGTCTTGTTGGCACTTTAGGTTTCAGCCTTGATGAAAGGAGCACAGAATGCATCTCACCCTCATAATAAGAAGCCCGCCATGCCCATCAAGCCCATTTAAAACTGTTTGCACAGCATGATCAGAACAAATGCCTCATCTCTCACATTTTTCTCAGCTGGAGGAGTCACTTGTCACATAAGCACAGCTGTAGGCCACTTGGAAGCCTGTTTTAGACCAACTACTTGGATAAAGTTCATCGATATAAATGCTTTTAACGAGTTTAGTGAAGTCAGCATGTTGTTAAAAGTCTGTTGTTGAGGGACCAAAGTTTTATATGTATGCTGTATGAACTAGATCAGGGAATCTCCCAGCTGGCACAGGGTTGAGATGTACTGGCCAAAAGACTGCAATGTGTGGAGTAAAGAAACATACTGCAAAAACGTAAAAGGCAGCCAAAACAGAGGGACTGCAGTTTGTGTGCGTTTTAAAGTTAGAAAGTACCAGCCAGCACGAATTAGGCTGACTTCAACTGTAAAGCTTGCCTTATTTTCATGCATGCAATTTCACAGTCAAATGAGTCCTGCTGTGGCTCCCACAATATCACATTGCAGCCACAATTATCCTGCACACGTCTGAGCAGAGAGCCTAAAATCGCACCAGAACTTtgagctgttttcttttttcggTTTATGTGacaggagaaaggagagagaagtgtagggtcaaaggtcacgaaTGGCCTGTCAAAGTTGCATGCAGGAGAGGCCAGTGAGCAGGATGTATTTATAGGGCAGTATTTCTCAGGATCAGGTTGCCTTCAAATTGAGGACCGGTTGAACCGCTACACCCCCACCCACCTGTTGGTCAAGATTTGCACTCACATCTCGACTTACTGTAACAATGCTGTAATGCCGGCGAGGCTCTGTCCCGCACGAAATGTGCGTACAGTCTCAAAACTGGATACATGTAACCTTTTGTGTGGTCACACATTTGCAATTTTTCCACTTTTGTATTTCTTAGTTATAACTGTATCTGTTTTCTTGTTGCACCTCCTGCGTGCACGCCATGTCTaacttccttttcttctttgaaaTCAATTGGGCACCTAGTTTAGCTTTTGTCCTGTTGCTTTACCAGCTTCATCAGCTGTAGCACAACATGAAGCAGAAACATTTTTAGCTGCTGCGTACTGAACACTGGACACTGATTTAGAAAATGTGGAAAACTTATGACGGTGTCGGCTCGCAGAGTTTTAAAGTTTAATTGGCGCCTGCCTTGCTGCCACTCACATGGATACAACTTGTGAGTCCACAACATGACTGTTTGTCATACAGGCTTTCTTTGTAGCATCTTTTAAGATATATTCGTCTGGTATATTACAAAGAGCCACTCTAGTGTGTATCCTTAAGCAAAGCAGCCATTTGTCAACTCATAAGTGACTGTAGTCATCCTGAGTCAACATTGACCGATGATAAAGATGTGTACTATCAGGGCGTGACCTGGAATGATAAACTGGGTGTGCACAAAGATACAGCACACACGGGATCCACTGATATTAGCATTTGCAGGCTACTGGTAACAGTTAGGTCTGCAGGAGCTGGCGGAAATCATCAAAGATTAATATAGTTAATAAGTTAACATTCTGCCAAAAGTGCtgactttaattaatttaattatatgcacaTTTTACATAAGGAATCAGGAATCTGCTCACATGACATTTATTTGACTGGTAGGCATTCAGTTTATACTAAGCACATTTTcctttatttgaataaataaacctttgattttataCATTTCAGTGGTATTTTACTCAAAGTTATTGTTTCACGCTGACTGAGGGTAAAAACTCTTTGAGTGTTTTAGAGGAGCAGGGGGTGGTGCAAGACAGCCTCCACGTTTTTCTCACTAGACAATTATAACAAGTTTTATTGTCAAGGACTTTTTGCAAAGCATTCGATCGATCAATCAACCGATCGATCAAcatcattttattacatttacaaacaaataaaaaaccacCACTAGGTGGTTCTCTAAAGAAAACTATTGACTTCCAATCAAATATCCACACTGTTTGTAGATAAATCACCTGACTGATCTTATAGTTACTTTAGTTGCTGAGTTGCTTAAGTTTTTGGAGGATTTTGTtaagtttttctgtttgtataaTCTTGGAGAAAACAGAAGAATGAGCAGCATCTGAGTCTTTAATAAAAGCCCAgaacacatcatcatcatcatcagcttcaTGCGCACACTGAGAGCACCTATTGACCAGCTGCTGTGATGTTTTGATCTTCACACCTGTAAGAGCCAATTAAAGGTTAATTTTATTGGTACTGGTAAAATGATTAGAGGAGAAATATACATGTTTGTTGTTAAGAATATAATTTCTAGTTAATTTCAAAATACTGTTTTGTTAAAGGTATAGAATATAGAAGTGCGACATTCTAATGCGCTTTTTAGTATTTTGGGCTTCCGGCACACTGTAATTACGTAGTTGGGGAGTCGGATAAACTGGAAGCAACACAGTTTTTTGACCGAGTCTTGCCATGTAAATTCAAAGTTTCAATAAACATCTTTTTTGCAAGAAAAGAGCCTGGACTTGCTCGCGTTCAAATGCATGTTGCCGGACTGACTCCTAAAGGTGGTACAGAAGAGTGAAATAGAGAAGGAGTGCCGCCGCTACATAAGTCAAAAAACTCGCTTCACCGATATGTGGGGGATCGGCTGCACTGCGCTGGGAAAGGAAGAGCGCAGCCTAGCGGAATGTAAGAAAAAAGGCGCTGCTTAGGGATGCTGGCACAGAACAGGATAATTCTTTGGATTATTCTTTAGAAGAAGGTAACAAACTCTCTTATTACTTCGTGCCGTAAGAGGAAAAAGACGTCTTTCGGAGGCTCATTAAGTTTGGTGGAAAACGAAAGTGAAACTTAACTTCGTGCCGTCGTCAACCccgctctcttttttctctctctgcctgtgGGACTGCATGTTGTAAAACAGGATTTGATGCAGTCAACCGCCTGAGCGTGGCTGTGAAGGCCCAGCAGAGGCACCTTTCCCCGAGGGGCCAACGGCGACAGAGGCAGACCTTCCAAGGGCAAAGAAAAGAAGGAACCAAAGGAGACTGCTGGCAAAGCAAAGGATGATAAGAATAAATCAGATGTCCAGGAGAAAGAAGCAAAGAGGTTTGATGGGGCAGGATATGATAAAGACCTCGTGGAAGCACTGGAGAGGGATATTATATCTCAAAATCCAAATATTAAATGGGATGACATCGCAGACTTGGAAGATCCAAAATGGCATCAATAAGAGAGTTtatgaaaacaacaaagaaatggATAGCAGAGGATCATAAGCATATGATTCCAAATGAAGCTGAGCAGCAGGAGCACGTTACAGATGACTTGGAGGAAGCTGTGAACCCAGATGACAGCGCCTCACAGGTTGGAGCTAGAAAGGATGCAGTTCATAGCTCGTGTGGGTCTCAAGTCAGCCGAGCATCTACAACATCTAGAGTTTCCTCCACTCGTGCTAAACAAGAGCCAGACACTCTCCCTGTCCTGTCAGACGTCCTACCAACCCCGATAAAGACAGCAAACCTGCAAACAACCGCCTGAGCATGGCTGTGAAGGCCCAGCAGAGACACCTGCCCCGAGGGGCCAACGGCGACAGAGGCAGACCTTCCAAGGGCAAAGAAAAGAAGGAACCAAAGGAGGCTGCTGGCAAAGCAAAGGATGATAAGAATAAATCAGATGTCCAGGAGAAAGAAGCAAAGAGGTTTGATGGGGCAGGATATGATAAAGACCTCATGGAAGCTCTGGAGAGGGATATTATATCTCAAAATCCAAATATTAAATGGGATGACATCACAGACTTGGAAGATGCAAAAAAACTGCTGAAAGAAGCAGTTGTGTTGCCGACGTGGATGCCAGCGTTTTTTAAAGGAATTAGACGACCCTGGAAGGGTGTGCTTATGGTGGGACCTCCTGGCACGGGGAAAACACTTCTGGCTAAAGCAGTCGCTACCGAATGTAGAACCACGTTCTTCAATGTTTCCTCATCAACTCTGACCTCTAAGTACAGAGGAGAGTCTGAGAAACTAGTTCGCCTTCTCTTTGAAATGGCACGTTTTTATGCTCCCACCACGATCTTCATTGATGAAATTGACTCAATGTTCAGCCGCAGAGGAACCTCAGAGGAACATGAAGCTAGCAGGAGAGTAAAGGCAGAGCTACTTGTGCAAATGGATGCTGTTGGTGGAGCATCAGAGAACGACGACCCATCAAAGATGGTAATGGTCCTGGCTGCAACCAACTTTCCATGGGACATTGACGAGGCTCTGAGGAGGCGCCTGGAGAAGCGGATCTACATTCCTCTTCCTTCAACTAAGGGGCAAGTGGAGCTGCTCAAGATTAACCTCAGGGAGCTGGAGCTGGCCAGCGACGTGGACTTGGACAAGATCGCCGAGCACATAGAGGCTAATGTAGACCTGCTTATAGGAGCCAACTGTGCAAAAGCAATGGAGCCATGGCGTGTCATTAATGGACAAAATGGAGGTCCTTATGCAGTGAAGACCACCATTGGTTGGGTTGTGAATGGACCCATAAGAAAAGAACTAAATGactcagaaaacaaagaacCACATTTCTCAGTAAGCCGAATCTCCTTAGTGGAAGTTGAGAAGCTACTGGTCCAACAGTATAACATAGATTTTTCAGAACGTAATTATGATGACAAAGAGGAAATGTCACAAGAGGACAAACAGTTTCTACGAGCAGTAGAAAAGACAACGACCTTCGAAAATGGACACTATAACATTGGATTGCCACTTAAGAATGAGAATCTTCAAATGCCAAACAACCGTTGTGTTGCGGAGCAGCGAATAGCATGTTTGCTCAGGAAGTTTAAGAAGAATCCTCAGTTTTTTGAAGATTATAAGTGCTTCATGGAAAACCTCATCACCAAGGGCTATGCAGTTCCAGTGCCAGACCACCAGTTGAGCCGTGACGATAACAGAGTGTTCTATATACCACACCATGGGGTGTATCACCCGAAGAAGAGCAAGTTGCAAGTCGTGTTCGACTGTACGGCTTCATatctatggaggaccacaagagccacgcgcatcaaaataaaaaattctgtgcttaattaatgaattgtagaataaaatctgcatttgtaaattcatttttgaattctaatttaataaactgatttttaaaatgctttttaagtcttcatttcaaaaaacattttcgaattccactttaataaactgcatttcaaaaacctttttcaaattgcactttaataaactgcatttcaaaatccatttccctttcctgttcgctcagggattaacatgtggattagcagtttgattaacaacttcattttaaaaatcctgctgctattcaaattagccacactgtgggatgtaaggagctctctgattggttggtcagacacaggctgtctgccagcctggatttttctagctcatagctttgCCCTGCTAAGAAgcgtgtgcttgtacaaaggccattcagcctcgggatttacactcggctcgacacggatatgtgaagaatgaagggaccctgcagcgaaacggagagcccaacctctgactgagtgcctgtttacgcagtctgaccacctgttgaaggtaacgtgctaacgtggctaacgctagcatcaccgcacgtagccccgttattttaaggtcatcttagcttatgaaaattttacgtcgcagctgtacgagctagctacgtgttttgtaagctgctgtgctcttcacaaataaagctggaagcagctcagactgttagaaccagcactgaggcctgttacatttatatagtgttagagcaatggctgcaacctacagcctttaaactagcgattaaaatgctgacagtaaactcgtcagtccagatgttatcACATTACTTTAtgatacttagagttaaaacaactgagacaggctgattaaaataacagctgtcagttctctcattccttatatcaagactggagatcgcactactgatttcagttcattgtgtggatgctttaaggcatccacactattgagttcctgtttctctttattctttattaagtgtgcctatgccaagaggcacactagatcattttgtgcggctggatctgaaCTACTatggtatgacttttggtgttcatgacttttatagtttttgaaatatttagattttagtgcaaatttaggccaatttctaggctcctgagaaagattctccttttggcaccatagaaacagacttcatttgtggtgtgttggctctctctagtggtataccgggagtagtacggcctaaagcgtgtatgcttggtggaaaactccatatcccacaattcatagcacgcctctacagagtaaacaatggcggacaccacttcgttttatatgtcttttattcgtgtttctaggtcacaaaataaacttttaagatattttcaggcgagaatgtaggtgtgtaaacttcaactATCTGCTccttttatcaagacatcccatattagcaacagttctcttacgtgttgctgatagccggctagctagctagcgacccttcgtgaaaaagcacccggGCTTGGCCGACTCTCGTTTCAtcacccgatcgctcgccaagagtctgtgttttagctggacttatttttcgtttatatgggccaatgatgctggtcgatgtggaaaaaattactgagttgtttggtggtggctagcgcggagctacaacagagggcagctatccaccggtgcgtgacagaaaggacatgcggTGAAAGAGACATACGAAGCGGAGAGGCGACCGCTGATTGACCGGTGGTGGCTAACGCGGAgctcaatcgtggatcagggaaaccgaaggcaggagcgtgaggtgaactgaatttcaggtaagaagttatgaactgcactctgtttgggtcagatataaaccgagtttaggtgtagtttattttcgttgtgctgaccttttacaatcgtactgcgtactagctagcacgatgggagtttctatacagctgtgtgcgcgctaagttactgacgttgaactttattttattcataagggttagttcgtagagttgctgtacaaacggaatcgtcccacaagttttaattatattttcattgttttaaccctttaaatcccAGTTTGGGTACATGAGTGCCCTGTTTTTTTgacagaaaaaaactaaaaacttaaatattttccataaaaaacatttgaagTAATATTTGATTGTATGGTCCAAAGATTGGCACCAACATTCATTTTGATCCATTATTTTTTGTGCAggagcacaatttaaaaaatccatccTTTCGTGATCCTTGGGACCAAAAATGGTCCAGCCCCAAAAAGTGCTCTAAAAAtgttatatattaatatttttttccattttaaatgagtcagtcttttaaaactacttctgcttaaaatattcatatcaagttttaattatattttcattgttttaaccctttaaatcccAGTTTGGGTACATGAGCGCCCTGTTTTTTTgacagaaaaaaactaaaaacttaaatattttccataaaaaacatttgaagTAATATTTGATTGTTATTATAATTAGGCCTTTAGATGGTCCAAACATTGGCACCAACATTCATTTTGATCCATTATTTTTTGTGCAggagcacaatttaaaaaatccatccTTTCGTGATCCTTGGGACCAAAAATGGTCCAGCCCCAAAAAGTGCTCTAAAAAtgttatatattaatatttttttccactttaaatgagtcagtcttttaaaactacttctgcttaaaatattcatatcaagttttaattatattttcattgttttaaccctttaaatcccAGTTTAGGTACATGAGCGCCCTGTTtttttgacagaaaaaaaactaaaaacttaaatattttccataaaaaacatttgaagTAATATTTGATTGTTATTATAATTAGGCCTTTAGATGGTCCAAAGATTGGCACCAACATTCATTTTgatccattattattttttgtgcaggagcacaatttaaaaaatccatccTTTCGTGATCCTTGGGACCAAAAATGGTCCCGCCCCAAAAAGTGCTCTAAAAAtgttatatattaatatttttttccactttaaatgagtcagtcttttaaaactacttctgcttaaaatattcatatcaagttttaattatattttcattgttttaaccctttaaatcccAGTTTAGGTACATGAGCGCCCTGTTTttttgacaggaaaaaaaactaaaaacttaaatattttccataaaaaacatttgaagTAATATTTGATTGTTATTATAATTAGGCCTTTAGATGGTCCAAACATTGGCACCAACATTCATTCTGATCAAATACTATTTTTTTGCAGAAGTACACTAAATGTCATATAGTGCCATATCAGGTTTATCATTTTTTGCAAACACCAAATGCTTATTACCTTGTTTtgttctaaaataaaataaaaaaaatgtctaaataaCAATACAAGATCACTTTGAAccagaaaaacatttattttagaaCGATGAACATGAACATTTATGTTACTGGGAATTGGAGAATGTTGTGTCCCGGGGGCGTTGCGAACAGCTCCAGCAGCCGCCACCAGCAGCACCATTGCCCGCTGCCAGTAGATGGGGTTTGGGTCTTGGTGTCAGTGTCCCCAGCACAACACGTCCGATACCACgtgaaaacaaatatataattttttgtCGTAGCCCTCAAACTGAATGTAACGA
This genomic window contains:
- the smim7 gene encoding small integral membrane protein 7 is translated as MIGDLLIFGTLLVNAGAVLNFKLKRKESQGFGDDSGSPTTGDNIREFLLSLRYFRIFIALWNIFIMFCMILLFGS